One segment of Vulpes lagopus strain Blue_001 chromosome 8, ASM1834538v1, whole genome shotgun sequence DNA contains the following:
- the LOC121497653 gene encoding putative coiled-coil domain-containing protein 195 codes for MEANIQFMRIIQEMRAEINKLEKENHVLRMKLTSSSQRTPGPSRESGDEREEEVTYLGNLEKASEKSPATLHCGASTGAAPAVHEHQDNVMIVRRYSISSPIHSFTAKDPRKGGERHPKSGILEAQRRVKSLACSSVKKQDNEEEMFVADSLTSMSSNQRASPEHVFGQVTSAMRQSKYFMTSIIGSQRVFQKNFSSCNDLKILTLEMSESEDRH; via the exons ATGGAAGCTAACATCCAGTTCATGAGAATTATCCAGGAAATGCGAGCAGAGATCAACAAGCTGGAGAAAGAGAATCATGTCCTTCGGATGAAGCTGACTTCAAGTAGTCAGAGAACCCCGGGCCCCAGCAGAGAATCAGGAgatgaaagggaagaagaagtCACATACCTTGGTAACCTTgaaaaagcatctgaaaaatcTCCTGCAACTCTTCACTGTGGTGCTTCCACTGGGGCAGCTCCAGCTGTGCACGAACACCAAG ACAATGTCATGATTGTTAGACGCTATTCCATTTCCtcacctattcattcatttactgcaAAGGATCCTCGGAAAGGTGGGGAAAGACACCCCAAGAGTGGGATTCTAGAAGCTCAGAGAAGAGTTAAATCACTGGCATGTTCTTCAGTTAAGAAGCAAGACAATGAAGAAGAGATGTTTGTAGCAGATTCTTTGACCAGCATGAGTTCCAACCAAAGAGCATCTCCTGAGCATGTTTTTGGTCAAGTAACCAG TGCCATGAGACAGTCAAAATATTTCATGACTTCTATAATCGGCTCACAGAGAGTTTTCCAAAAG AATTTCTCCTCCTGCAATGACCTCAAAATTCTTACACTTGAGATGTCTGAATCTGAGGACCGACACTAA